The following coding sequences are from one Bos mutus isolate GX-2022 chromosome 22, NWIPB_WYAK_1.1, whole genome shotgun sequence window:
- the CCK gene encoding cholecystokinin isoform X2, with the protein MNRGVCLCLLMAVLAAGALAQPMPHADPTGPRAQQAEEAPRRQLRAVPRVDDEPRAHLGALLARYIQQARKAPSGRMSVIKNLQSLDPSHRISDRDYMGWMDFGRRSAEEFEYTS; encoded by the exons ATGAACCGCGGCGTGTGCCTGTGCTTGCTGATGGCGGTCCTGGCGGCGGGCGCCCTGGCGCAGCCGATGCCTCACGCGGACCCCACGGGCCCTCGGGCGCAGCAGGCGGAGGAGGCGCCCCGGAGGCAGCTGAGGGCGGTGCCGAGGGTGGACGACGAGCCCCGAGCACACCTGGGCGCGCTGCTGGCCAGGTACATCCAGCAGGCTCGGAAAG CTCCTTCTGGCCGAATGTCTGTGATCAAGAACCTGCAAAGCCTGGACCCCAGCCACAGGATAAGTGACCGGGACTACATGGGCTGGATGGATTTTGGCCGGCGCAGCGCTGAGGAGTTTGAATACACCTCCTAG
- the CCK gene encoding cholecystokinin isoform X1: MPHLFVHVPFPLLPAAMNRGVCLCLLMAVLAAGALAQPMPHADPTGPRAQQAEEAPRRQLRAVPRVDDEPRAHLGALLARYIQQARKAPSGRMSVIKNLQSLDPSHRISDRDYMGWMDFGRRSAEEFEYTS; this comes from the exons ATGCCCCACCTTTTCGTTCACGtccccttccctctgctccccGCAGCCATGAACCGCGGCGTGTGCCTGTGCTTGCTGATGGCGGTCCTGGCGGCGGGCGCCCTGGCGCAGCCGATGCCTCACGCGGACCCCACGGGCCCTCGGGCGCAGCAGGCGGAGGAGGCGCCCCGGAGGCAGCTGAGGGCGGTGCCGAGGGTGGACGACGAGCCCCGAGCACACCTGGGCGCGCTGCTGGCCAGGTACATCCAGCAGGCTCGGAAAG CTCCTTCTGGCCGAATGTCTGTGATCAAGAACCTGCAAAGCCTGGACCCCAGCCACAGGATAAGTGACCGGGACTACATGGGCTGGATGGATTTTGGCCGGCGCAGCGCTGAGGAGTTTGAATACACCTCCTAG